The Sebastes umbrosus isolate fSebUmb1 chromosome 23, fSebUmb1.pri, whole genome shotgun sequence genome contains a region encoding:
- the LOC119482389 gene encoding protocadherin-15-like isoform X2, with product MLRPYNLLLWQLALRLSYHVVTASLCMGGSDIFAAVRENSPTGQFISDLSIKAEPGANIIRLCLTGDNADWFYLEGRTIRLNTSVYKVLDREVQGPVLIAELTCYEDDVILSQYTILVEILNENDNRPNFVKETIQPFTISELTAVNSVAYTVKAVDEDGDMISYIIDQSSRDAEFFRIDLPNSGNVVLNKPLDYETRTQLQVIIWAQEANTVEKFNTSSVLTVNIEDGDDQYPHFLPCTPIAPDVPVCMSPTYTTNITHKHQDAVLEFFSRSNQSTRWRQRNQHSSDLQHPVRW from the exons ATGTTGAGACCCTACAATCTGCTGCTGTGGCAGTTGGCTCTCAGGTTATCGTATCACGTCGTTACAG CCAGTCTGTGTATGGGGGGGTCGGACATCTTTGCGGCGGTCAGAGAGAACAGTCCAACGGGTCAGTTCATCTCTGACCTCAGTATCAAAGCAGAACCAGGAGCTAACATCATCCGACTGTGTCTGACCGGAGACAACGCCGACTGGTTCTACTTAGAGGGTCGAACCATCCGACTGAACACCTCCGTCTACAAAGTCCTCGACCGAGAG GTTCAGGGACCAGTGCTGATAGCAGAGCTCACCTGTTATGAGGATGATGTCATACTG AGTCAGTACACGATCCTGGTGGAgattttgaatgaaaatgacaaCAGACCAAACTTTGTGAAGGAGACGATTCAACCATTCACCATCAGTGAG ctgACAGCAGTGAATTCTGTGGCTTACACCGTGAAGGCCGTTGATGAAGACGGAGACATGATCAGTTACATCATCGATCAATCATCG CGTGATGCAGAGTTCTTCAGGATCGATCTACCAAACAGTGGGAATGTAGTTCTGAATAAACCTCTGGACTACGAGACCAGAACTCAGCTGCAGGTGATCATCTGGGCCCAG GAAGCGAACACTGTGGAGAAGTTCAACACGTCTTCTGTTCTGACTGTGAACATCGAGGACGGAGACGACCAGTATCCTCACTTCCTGCCCTGCACACCTATCgctccagatgttcctgtgtgCATGAGCCCCACCTACACCACCAACATCACACATAAACACcag gACGCAGTTCTGGAGTTTTTTTCCCGGTCCAATCAGAGcacaagatggagacagaggaaTCAACACTCCTCTGATCTACAGCATCCTGTCAG GTGGTGA
- the LOC119482389 gene encoding protocadherin-15-like isoform X1, with amino-acid sequence MLRPYNLLLWQLALRLSYHVVTASLCMGGSDIFAAVRENSPTGQFISDLSIKAEPGANIIRLCLTGDNADWFYLEGRTIRLNTSVYKVLDREVQGPVLIAELTCYEDDVILSQYTILVEILNENDNRPNFVKETIQPFTISELTAVNSVAYTVKAVDEDGDMISYIIDQSSRDAEFFRIDLPNSGNVVLNKPLDYETRTQLQVIIWAQEANTVEKFNTSSVLTVNIEDGDDQYPHFLPCTPIAPDVPVCMSPTYTTNITHKHQDAVLEFFSRSNQSTRWRQRNQHSSDLQHPVRSLNTDLLLKTTN; translated from the exons ATGTTGAGACCCTACAATCTGCTGCTGTGGCAGTTGGCTCTCAGGTTATCGTATCACGTCGTTACAG CCAGTCTGTGTATGGGGGGGTCGGACATCTTTGCGGCGGTCAGAGAGAACAGTCCAACGGGTCAGTTCATCTCTGACCTCAGTATCAAAGCAGAACCAGGAGCTAACATCATCCGACTGTGTCTGACCGGAGACAACGCCGACTGGTTCTACTTAGAGGGTCGAACCATCCGACTGAACACCTCCGTCTACAAAGTCCTCGACCGAGAG GTTCAGGGACCAGTGCTGATAGCAGAGCTCACCTGTTATGAGGATGATGTCATACTG AGTCAGTACACGATCCTGGTGGAgattttgaatgaaaatgacaaCAGACCAAACTTTGTGAAGGAGACGATTCAACCATTCACCATCAGTGAG ctgACAGCAGTGAATTCTGTGGCTTACACCGTGAAGGCCGTTGATGAAGACGGAGACATGATCAGTTACATCATCGATCAATCATCG CGTGATGCAGAGTTCTTCAGGATCGATCTACCAAACAGTGGGAATGTAGTTCTGAATAAACCTCTGGACTACGAGACCAGAACTCAGCTGCAGGTGATCATCTGGGCCCAG GAAGCGAACACTGTGGAGAAGTTCAACACGTCTTCTGTTCTGACTGTGAACATCGAGGACGGAGACGACCAGTATCCTCACTTCCTGCCCTGCACACCTATCgctccagatgttcctgtgtgCATGAGCCCCACCTACACCACCAACATCACACATAAACACcag gACGCAGTTCTGGAGTTTTTTTCCCGGTCCAATCAGAGcacaagatggagacagaggaaTCAACACTCCTCTGATCTACAGCATCCTGTCAGGTCATTAAACACTGATCTGCTGTTAAAGACCACTAACTAa